Proteins from a single region of Rhipicephalus sanguineus isolate Rsan-2018 chromosome 5, BIME_Rsan_1.4, whole genome shotgun sequence:
- the LOC119394810 gene encoding uncharacterized protein LOC119394810: MVSTCAAPGCKNRAKQNSGITFHVFPKVPAVREAWARAVNRQDGWTAKDSDRLCSVHFKPECFDKTGQTVRLRAGSMPTLFPTAQLYKARKVKPNKRESQCRAQAKVKLTSSSSHQQEPHGRATRAATKVQQAADQVARQLKTKIIGTNTSLSPRKDAPTQARAASSEGQPLPKKRLFNLRLEAKGQSESQAKSSKDASTSEPAHVEKPKMVTVNGSKSEGDPCWDNMSNRSNDLEEHADAVEQTVNRDLDSGEPGPVTTATGALFLHTYCGERIEPEEVIKIKLLLQVAKRRLALVERKLKRKSEAYNELLDANKELKFELSLAQRPTQQQFSVSNQLPQELLRDWHENVGRVPHARRYSATTLRFAADLHACSRTAYEHVAHWLPMPTPYLVRRHSAMSSPGDGSQESGGVVAATTPSRKGENTSAGPRDTTVPASRFASSVPRFRKVASGFPSVASKPNSSTFSPAQCTVKSEKAPVMQASHSAPTVFVIKNATPPEMATLQEAATLPVTASSTEVATSSERTTQTETEAQPDKDFELGTETQPGMKMQLDTETQPEDKMQETETQLNIETLSGSHTAETITDTPAVETVTAIFVPRTLAL, translated from the exons GTTTCCGAAGGTTCCTGCTGTGCGAGAAGCGTGGGCGCGCGCTGTGAATCGGCAGGACGGCTGGACCGCGAAAGACAGCGATCGCCTGTGCTCCGTACATTTTAAGCCCGAATGCTTCGACAAAACCGGTCAGACGGTTCGATTACGAGCCGGGAGCATGCCAACGTTGTTCCCAACAGCGCAGCTG TATAAAGCAAGAAAAGTCAAACCAAATAAAAGAGAGAGCCAATGCAGGGCACAGGCAAAAGTCAAGTTGACATCAAGCAGCAGTCACCAACAGGAG CCACATGGCAGAGCAACTCGGGCAGCCACCAAGGTCCAGCAAGCTGCTGACCAAGTCGCAAGGCAACTGAAAACAAAGATCATCGGCACTAACACATCGTTGTCACCTAGAAAGG ATGCACCAACCCAGGCTAGAGCTGCAAGCTCGGAGGGCCAGCCATTGCCTAAAAAACGACTGTTCAACTTGCGGCTCGAGGCCAAAGGCCAGTCAGAAAGCCAAGCCAAGAGCAGCAAAGATGCTAGTACCAGTGAGCCAGCTCATGTTGAGAAGCCGAAGATGGTTACTGTCAATGGTTCTAAAAGCGAGGGGGATCCATGTTGGGATAACATGTCAAACCG CTCTAATGACCTGGAAGAACATGCTGATGCCGTTGAACAAACAGTGAACCGGGACCTTGACTCTGGTGAACCGGGCCCCGTAACAACAGCCACGGGAGCATTATTTCTGCACACATATTGCGGCGAAAGGATCGAGCCAGAGGAGGTGATCAAGATCAAATTGTTGCTTCAGGTTGCTAAACGGCGCCTTGCTCTGGTTGAACGGAAACTGAAGCGCAAGTCGGAGGCATACAACGAACTGCTAGATGCCAACAAGGAGCTCAAGTTCGAG CTGTCGCTAGCCCAGAGGCCAACGCAGCAGCAGTTTTCAGTGAGCAACCAGCTGCCCCAGGAACTGCTGCGCGACTGGCACGAGAACGTCGGACGTGTTCCGCACGCGCGACGCTACAGCGCTACGACACTGCGCTTTGCTGCTGACCTGCACGCCTGCTCACGCACTGCATACGAACACGTAGCCCACTGGCTGCCCATGCCCACACCGTACCTGGTGCGACGCCATAGCGCCATGTCTTCTCCTGGAGATGGCAGCCAGGAGAGTGGCGGTGTCGTCGCGGCCACAACACCCAGCAGAAAAGGCGAAAACACTTCGGCGGGGCCTCGAGACACCACTGTGCCTGCTAGCAG GTTTGCAAGCTCAGTGCCTCGTTTCCGAAAGGTGGCATCCGGGTTTCCTTCAGTGGCCTCAAAGCCAAATTCGTCAACATTCTCGCCAGCGCAGTGTACAGTGAAATCAGAAAAGGCTCCAGTCATGCAAGCCAGTCACAGTGCACCCACTGTCTTTGTCATAAAAAATGCAACGCCACCAGAAATGGCAACGCTCCAGGAAGCGGCCACGCTACCCGTAACTGCATCATCCACGGAGGTAGCCACATCGTCAGAGAGGACTACACAGACAGAAACAGAAGCGCAGCCAGACAAGGACTTTGAACTAGGTACAGAGACACAGCCTGGAATGAAAATGCAGCTAGACACAGAGACGCAACCAGAAGACAAGATGCAAGAAACGGAAACCCAGCTAAACATTGAAACTTTATCGGGGTCACACACAGCGGAAACGATCACAGACACTCCCGCAGTAGAAACAGTCACTGCCATATTTGTTCCCAGAACGCTCGCTTTGTAA